The following nucleotide sequence is from Zea mays cultivar B73 chromosome 1, Zm-B73-REFERENCE-NAM-5.0, whole genome shotgun sequence.
TTCCGACGTCACTGATAGTATCCTCAGTCAAAGTAGCCACGTTacgtgcaatgtttgcttcaaattTCTTGTTTTGACGGGCTAAGATAGCTTGTCTTTCACCATGCAAAACATGGTGTTTACGTCTTAATGTCTCATTAGACATATTGTGTGAACTGATATCCTCGGTCTTTGTTGAAGCTGGCATGAAAGGTGTACTGGTGTATTCAGGGATAACCTAGTCGCATGCGTTATCTGAGGATGAATCAGGTTTCGATACATCTGTTGTAGGATGTACAACCTCAGAGGTATATGTTGGGACCTCCATGGCGATGGACCCCTGATTCAAAGTGCTAGCTTGCAGTGCTCTACGTTTTCTTATGTACTCTAACTTTCCCTCTTTCCGCCTTGGTGTCTGATTATACAACATAAGCTGTTAATTTTGGTCACCTACAAAATATGAACACAATTACTTTCCAATTATAGGTTTATGTGCATATTTATTAATTAAAATTGGATGTTTTTCATCACCTCCTGACACATTGGGCATCACATTGTGTCCCTTGCTTCATTGACGTGCTTCACGACGCTTCCTATTCTTCTCGTTTTTTTGTTCAACGGACATCGATGCATATCTTTCCCTATCCCTTTTCCTCTTACGCTCCTTAGCATCGACCATTGGTCCGAGCAATTCATTTTGATCACCTATAATGTAAGTTTGTGTATTAGTGTTCCCTACTTACTACGTTTCAATGATGAATGGTCAGTTTGTGTATTGACCTTTACCTCTAATGATATTGCTAGAGATGTCAGTGAATGGTTTGTGACCGGCATTATGTCCCatctgatctatagcaagaaCAGTAGCCGAGAAAACATGAGCATAAAAATAATACTGCAAGAACCAAGGGTGAAATGACCTAACTGCAATAAATCAAGTGAATAGAAGATCAAAAAAGAAGCCCTTGGTAATATAGGTTATAGAAACAAGCATCATAACCGAGAGTAAAGAGATAAGACCTAGAGAGAGGTGATAGGAGAACGATTTTGGTGTTGGTATAAGATATGGAAATTATATTCCAAGCTTGAACTACATAGATGGATATGGGTGACGCGCTAAGTAATTGTTTTCATAACTCTGGTGATGTGGACTATCTTCCTGGAGCACGCATAGCTCCTGTAGATGGGCTTCGGTATACCGAATTTACATTAAATTTGTTCcgaagtcaatttgtatatttgaCGTAATTTCACGAGCGAAGTTACGATTTTAATGTCAAACATGACACAACATTAAACCAATAGTGTTCTAAATGGAAAACGTACGGGCTAAACGTTGATGATCCACTTATTCATTGATATTTCCAAGTagaacaaaatgttttacaaatatTGACACATGTAAGTTGCATCAATGACAGTACATGTATTCCATCATAAAATTCAGAGTTGCAAAAGTTATAGACTCTATCTACACCTTTGGTCGTCAAGATATCTAACGGCAAACTGACGATCGTTCCGTGCCACCAAAGCCTTTTGAATTGCTGCAATGAGTGCAACATTTAATCACATGCATACTCAGTTAACAATATAATGAAAACAAGTACATAATGTTGATGTAGGTAATCTTATAAAATACTTACGTTCAAAATAATGGGTGTTGTGATGGAACGGTTTGAAGTGTATTGTTGTATGGTCAGTTGATTCGAGACACTCTAGAATAGCATATTTAAATATTCATTACGAATCATTATAAAGGAAAAATTAGTGAATAATGTGTTTGCAAGGCGTAAACATATGTTGTACCTTGTTTTTTGAACCACCGAAACATGGTCCCAATTATGATGCTATAATTCTAATTAGCCAACGCCCAGCGGAGTGCATTTTTGTTTAGTAAGTCACCCCAAACTTTAATGGTATGTAAAGAGCACCTTATGACATTGATTTTGTGAAGAATAGATTAGTACGAATAGATTTAACATCATATCGGTAGTATTAatggaatatatatatatacctagcATCCATTATAACAATCTTCCTGAATATACCCCACATTGTGCGATGGATTGTATCCAAGTGGACTACAATAGCCATAATGTCTACAAAATCACAATGAAATATGGATTAATGCTGAATTTTGTGTAAAGGAATTTTTAATAGGGTTAGTATATCGATATATTCTTACCAACTAAAGTCATGTTTGGCAACTCGGCAATATCATCAAGGTTCAAGAATATATGTTTTGGAAATGGTGGCATTTGAACTGGGACAGCGTATGGCTCTATGACAGTTTGTTGGGTCATATACAACTCCATGGTACCATTTAGATGTCGAAAATTAAATGCACCCGGATTAAGACCAAACACTACGTTGTGCATCTTGTGGACATGCTTTTCATGGAGCAAATTGTTGAAGTCTTTGACTATCTCATACCGAGTTGCAATGGCCTCGATCTTGGCTCCCTAATTTGATTTCAGCACAAAAGAGAGTGTGGTACGAATATTATATATAGTTATATAAATGAAACTTAAAGAGATGTTGTCTTACATTGATGTCAGACAAAATGTAATGTTGCCTGTCACGATAATGTGGTTCCATCGGAAATTTAACTTCAACTCGAGCGACAATACTATACTTCCGTTGTAGCCCATAAAAATCTTCATAGCTATAGTCGTCGAACAACCTGAATCTATATTAAACATGCGACTAAATAACGTTCATAAATTTGATAGTGAAATCTTGTGTTAATTATTGTTTATAATATAACTTACATATGCGTCTTTTTTTTTCTTGTCCAATGCAACTCTTTCAAGGTTCAATACGGCTGGCTCCATCAAAACCTTTTTTCATTTGAAAATATTTAAAAAAAATTGTAAAATGGGCCAGTGCATTGATATAGCACGACGTAGGAGCAGTGTGGGTTGGTTGGTTCAACACTTATTTTGGACTGTAGGTGTGACTGTGATTAAGGCTTGTAGTTCACGAGTCTGCAGCTCATGCAGAGGTGGATGGCATGCATGATTGCGTCTGATGGATTTGTATTGCCCAGTTGGTGCTAAAGTACGGCGTCTGCAGCTCATACTAAATACATTTGATGACACAATGCCTAAAACCTCACTGGCAGTTGAAAAGAACAGACCTAATATAGTGGTGAGTTTTCAACCATCCCAAATAAACCAAACAAGGTAGATTGGCAATTTTCTAACTTGATGATGACTTCTGGATCATCAGTCCAGTGAACACATATACGTTGTAGGTGAATTTTATTGGTGCAGAAATTTGGTAGTTAGATGGTGTTTTCTATTTGAGCAGTAGATGGTGTTTGTTATTGTATTTAATGGCAGATCAAAAATAGAAGGAAGAGAAGCATGTGAGAAAGAGAATTGTGAACGGATGCAACTCTTCATATCATAATTGCCCTGTTCACTATCCTAAAATTCAGGTTGGCCCTATCACCCCTGCTCTTATTAAGGCTGAAGTGCCCTGGTCAGCCCAAATGTCGGGAAGCCTTTTAAGGTGCTAGCAACTTAAGAGCTGAGAATTGCTAAATTAACTGGCCCTGACCAAGGGATGGAAAGAAGAGACAAAGAACGGTTGGTCAAACTTAGAACACTTGAAAATATTCGGCTAATTGGTGAGCTACTCCGTTAGTTCTTTTCTAAGTATATATTCTCCTGCCTCCCTTTTTTTATGGTAGCATGCATGATCTATCTCCtgactcttttcctttcttcatcTTGTGAATCAACAGATCTATGCAGTTTCCATCACAATCCATATAGTGGTATGTACCTGacatgtttttttaaaaaaaataaaaaataaacggAAAGCTCGTTGTGTCTGCAACCTAATGTGTATTTTGTTTTACAGCTTGGATTTATGCTCATTGCATTGATCTGGCAATACGATTTCTCTCCCTTCACGGTTCTTATCATTGCCATTCTCAATGACGGTATGTATTATCGTTTTTTAATAGTACTATCATAGTATAGACATCGCTTCTCAATTTTTCTCACCGTCTTTTCTCCCTTTTGCAGGTACTATCATGACCATCTCTAAGGACAGAGTTAAGCCATCTCCGTTGCCCGACAGTTGGAAGCTGAAGGAGATCTTTGTTACGGGCATCGTGCTAGCTTGGAAGCTACCTTGCTCTGATGACTGTCATTTTCTTCTGGGCTATGCACAAGACCGACTTCTTCTCGATAAAAATACTCCCTAGCACTTTGCATCGATCGGTAGAGTTTTTTCCTGTCTGGTTGTTCTCACCACCATGTCATTGCGCAGGACAAATTCGGTGTGAGGTCGATCAGGGACAGCGAGCATAAGATGATGTCCGCCCTGTACCTCCAAGTGAGTATCGTGAGCCAGGCTCTGATCTTCGTCACCCGTTCCCGTAGCTGGTCCTTCGTGGAGCGCCCTGGTCTGCTCCTGGTCACCGCGTTCCTGCTCGCTCAACTTGTAAGTACCGGGCTGCATGCATGATGCATGTGAGCTGAATGGTCGTGGAACGCATGCCTAAGCTGTGCCTGCTCATCAGGTTGCGACCTTCCTCGCTGTCTACGCCAACTGGGGCTTCGCCAGGATCAAGGGTATCGGCTGGGCTGGTGTTGTCTGGCTCTACAGCATCGTCTTCTACTTCCCCCTGGACCTGATCAAGTTCTTCATCCGCTTCGTGCTCAGCGGCAGGGCATGGGACAACCTCCTCGAGAACAAGGTAGGATTGTTTCTGTCCCAGTAGTCGCCGGAGAGCGGGACATTGTAGGAGCGTTTGCTAACATGTTCTCATGTGCACAGACCGGCCGCCTTCACCACCAAGAAGGACTACGGGCGGGGAGAGAGGGAGGCGCAGTGGGCCACCGCGCAAAGGACGCTGCACGGGCTCCAGCCGCCGGAGGCTTCCTCCAACACGCTGTTCAACGACAAGAGCAGCTACCGCGAGCTGTCCGAGATCGCCGAGCAGGCCAAGAGACGAGCTGAGATCGCGAGGCTGAGGGAGCTCAACACCCTCAAGGGCCACGTGGAGTCGGTGGTCAAGCTCAAGGGCCTGGACATCGACACCATCCAGCATAACTACACGGTGTGAGAGCCCCTCTGCTGCGATGTCGACGACAACACCTTTGCTGCCCGACGGGAGCCATCTGATTACAGATAAAAATTTTCCAGATGAAGGAGCTAACAATGAATCCCCAGCTTAATTGCACCACGTTTGAGGTTTATGGTTCGTGATGTGATTGTTCTCCAGTCAAATAACTGGGTACCTCGACGTGAGGAGGTAATTAGAATCACTACTGTTACTGTATATAAGCATTAACTACATTACATTAAATATGACTTGATCTCATCACATATACTACATGACTTAATGGCATACTTAGAATCATTATGTTACTTTGATATACCGGCATGAATTTTATTGAAGTTAATGCTTGATTCATCACTTGAATGATTCTTGGTATCATATATCATACATAGGTCACAGAACATAGCCACATTTTCAGTTCAGAACATATCCACACTTTCAGTTAATTGTAAAATTATTCTGGAACTTATGCTGTTTGTGACTTTCAGATTAAGGCCAAGATAATCAGTGAAATTCACTCTGAGGCAGAAAAGAATCTTGGATTACGCCCTGGAGCAGCATCTGTCATTAGGAATGGCCGTAGCTCACCAGGAGGGCCCCTTTCACCTGGAGGGGGATTTCCAATGAATCGGTCAGGAACTGGAGGCATGATGTCTGGGATGCCTGGTTCAAGGAAGATGCCTGGAATGCCTGGGTTGGACAGTAGATAGTGTTTGTTATTGTATTTAATGGCAGATCCAAAATAGAAGGAAGAGAAGCATGTGAGAAAGGGAATTGTGAACGGATGCAACTCATCGTACACAAATCATACTATTAGCTAAGTCTTCCCACTATCATTACATAAATAGCATCAACCTCTATATACAGGAAGTATGCATATAAACTTTACACTACCCCAATAAATACCCGAAATACACACAAGTTTGGAATATTATACTAGTTACTGATTAGTGTGTCAATTATAGATCAGATAAGGAGAAAACTTATGTAATATGCACGCTGACATTAGAATACCTGTAAGTAACAGAACGATAGAACTAAATAATGGCAGTTATGTTTATATCTCCATACGACTTGGAAGCTCAGGTAAGCTAGGGCATTTTTCGAAGAAGCAAACATCAAATAAATAGCACAATGTGATGAGGCACCTACAGCTAGCGTGAAAATGAACTAATAAAAAGAGAAATAACAAAAAACAATGAACTCATACAGCCAATAGGGTAAAAGAAAGGAAAGTACCTGCCAGCCGAGGAATCTGCAGTCGTAAAAGGCACACCTGTCAGCCGTCATACGAACTCTTGCTGCTTGTCCAGACACCTATATAACACAGCACACTAGCATCACTGACTAACCAGATCCTCCACCACAGGTACCACATAAAAACAAGTAGTCTCTTAAATAGGTATCATGTATTTAATATGCAGACTGACAACAATGATAGATCAGTTAGGAGAAAATTACAGAAATTACAAGTGGAATCAAGAATGCACAAATATATTACACGTATGTCTATGCCAAGATAAATCATAGAATAGGGTTGCTAGTAGCACAAGAGTCAATCCTGGTAATTTCACAACACATATACGTTGTAGGTGAATTTTATTATGCATATTCGTTGTGTCTAAAGCTGCCATAAAATTCTGAAACGATGATATAAGGAAAATGCTTTGTACCATAAGGTCAGTCTTAGGCAGAAAGAATCAATTCACTATGATGCAATCAGGCTACTTTTGAAAAATAAAATTCCTATGAGGCAAATACACGAATCATTAATAACCAGCAGCAGCAGGTGAACTGTATATTGTAACCACATGAGTACACAATACATAGCACTCATCAGTGTCATTGGATAGATTTTAGGCTTAAAAATTTGCAAGACCAGGCATACTTTTGCTATTTATAATGTCACAGCTGTTATTTGGTGTGTTTCATCTATGAACTGAGAACTATGGAGAAGCAACATGCAGTAAGGATCAGTTATTACTATCCAGAAGATGAAGTCTAAAGTTACTAAGGCGACAGTGTACTTGAGATGGCATGAATGATGAATCCCATTCCCACCACAATTTGAAACAGATAGCCACCGCGCTACAGTGTACTTTATATGGCATGAATGATGAATCCCATTCCCACCACAATTTGACACAAATTGCTACCCAGAAAACAGGGTAACATAAAACAAGGTACATTGGTAAAGCCTTCACCTCTACTTCAGATTATAGCTCATTTTGGTTTTTTAGATTCTAGATACATAGAGATACTTTGTATATCTAGGTGTATACCAAAAGCTATGGAACTATAGAAAAGCCAAAGTGACCAATAATTAGGAACACAGGGAGTAGATAATAACGTAAATAATAAAAATCACCTCCCATGGTGCAGGATAGATACATTAGTTTTACATGTTATAGTAGTAAGAAAAATCTTTTTAAGAAAAAAAATGGTATCCAAAACACCAAACTAatcaaactaaaatttacaatagCATAATATTGTGTGAACTGCGAGCACTTTAATGCTTAACACATGTTTAAATTAACGAATAGTGAACAAATCAATGTATTATGTATTCCTATTAATGAAAGCACTAAAAACTCAATCAGTAAAATTAAACAAAGCCAACCAGCAGACAGTTTCAACAGCAAAGGCTAGGAAACATCTTGATACCTTCCGCACTTTAATATGGAGATCCTTAGTAGGGATCCTGACAGGTCCCTTAACCTCAAATGCTTGTCCTTGGCTCCCTTTACCAAATCCGCACAAACTGAAATGTACCAGAAATCGCACACATTTGTCACTTCAATAATTCATTGAAAATAACTCTACAACGACAGTCCAATACTCTGGTGTAGCTTGCATCATAGCCAATGAACAAATGCAGATTAATCAGCCTAATGATAGAAGGTAGTAAGTATATACAAAAGGAGATGAGTGCAAAACTTCGATTCTCAATTCCTTCCTTCAATACCATCCAACAGAACAAACAAAGCACTTGGGCACTGCAAACCACCGCTTGTGCATAGGCAAATAGCAAATCGAATCGCGCATAGAAAATGGGTTCTCTTAGCTTACTGTACATATTGtggattttttaaaaaaaaatatgaTACCATTAAACAGAATTTTGGAAGTATTAGTGAAAGGTTTAATAATTGCTTCACTGCCAAATCACCACATTTTGTCCTTGAAAACTGTTGCATTCTGGAAATTTCTGCTGGGCTCAGCTAGTATTTAAAGACATCCATATTCTACAATGCCTCATTTGCCTTCCTGCAGCTAATGTCTGTCTTAAGATGTATGAGGTTATTCGAAGTTTTATCTTGTGACAAATGCTGTGAGAAACAATACATTTGTCGGGATTGCTATGTTGTGATGATGGTCCAAAGTATTGATGAATTGCAAGAACTTTAAGCAAAAATCAGCTACCATGTAAAGCTATTTCCCGAGCTACCATGTAAAGCACATGGTCTATTTTGTGTGGTAGTTTAGTTTATGAAACTTATTGTTCTATGCTTGTCCTATGTCCGAACAAAATTGGCCATACCACATTCTTTTGTGAAATTTGTAAGTTTACAAGGTATCAGGGGCGAAGCCAGGATCCGAAGACAGAGGGGGTAGGCTTAGCCTCCAAGCGACCAAACCAGCAAGGACACAATATAAAAATGGCAAAGGAACCAACCACAATGTATATATTGATTTCGTAACTCACCAGTTATTATTCCTTACACCTCCGTCAGTTCTAAACTTATATAACGAATTAACAGTAAAGTTTTTAGAGCTGTCCAAACTACAGAGCACGAAGTATTTCCATTGTATACCAGTTCAGTTATGGTAGCTAGATTGGTGACGCATTACAGTTCAGCTTGTTTCATATAAGACATATGGAATTCTAAACTGGGTGCTCCCGCTGGCAAGGCAGGGTAGATATGATGAAATTGCAGACTCAAAACTGAGCGACAAGTTCTCTGAATCTGAACTGAGAAGAATGGTCTTAGTTTGGGCTATTCTGTACTCATTCAGAATTTGAAAACAGAACAACAATGCTTGAAGTTGTGTCGTTGCTGAAAGGCAAATCAAAAAGAAACCCTTCTTAAGCTTGAAAGAGATGAGCTGTTCAGCTCAGACTCGTTGGTGAGTTCACAAGGAACACCAAACCCAGATGGGGGGACAGACTATGATAAACGAAAAAGGATATGTCTGAGACAAACTGTTTAATCCAAAATCCTATTTTGCATAATTTGCGAAGTCTTATGCTGAACTGTGTGTAGCATCGATTAATTATTTGGAAAAGGCAAAAACAATAGTTTGTCTCAGACATATCCTTTTTCGTTTACCAAAAAAGTATCGAAGTTAGGAGAGGAAAAGAAGAGTGATGATCTTGGTATATGAAGTGAATTTTAGAGGAAGCACTTTGAATTGGTCAGACCATTATTGCACAAACAGTCTTCTGAGGATCATATGTGGGTTAAATGTTGGAGCCTCAAGTT
It contains:
- the LOC118473229 gene encoding LOW QUALITY PROTEIN: plasma membrane ATPase-like (The sequence of the model RefSeq protein was modified relative to this genomic sequence to represent the inferred CDS: deleted 1 base in 1 codon; substituted 1 base at 1 genomic stop codon); translated protein: LFSFLHLVNQQIYAVSITIHIVLGFMLIALIWQYDFSPFTVLIIAILNDGTIMTISKDRVKPSPLPDSWKLKEIFVTGIVXLGSYLALMTVIFFWAMHKTDFFSIKILPSTLHRSVEDSEHKMMSALYLQVSIVSQALIFVTRSRSWSFVERPGLLLVTAFLLAQLVATFLAVYANWGFARIKGIGWAGVVWLYSIVFYFPLDLIKFFIRFVLSGRAWDNLLENKVGLPAAFTTKKDYGRGEREAQWATAQRTLHGLQPPEASSNTLFNDKSSYRELSEIAEQAKRRAEIARLRELNTLKGHVESVVKLKGLDIDTIQHNYTV